A single Anopheles arabiensis isolate DONGOLA chromosome 2, AaraD3, whole genome shotgun sequence DNA region contains:
- the LOC120897012 gene encoding protein bric-a-brac 2-like isoform X4, with protein sequence MPSDTPPPSATSVSHPSPASSHHDPNDPSAPPRDPVDRSGTGTPGPSDHPTGGHLGHHQPPSSSSSSSSSSSSSSTSSSLSSLSLKRSLEEPLTTAKPSPPCSPLTMDHHHQHKAARQSRAASPAGRSTQQQASPSAPGTGGSSSGGGGGGQQFCLRWNNYQTNLTSVFDQLLQSESFVDVTLACDGQSMKAHKMVLSACSPYFQTLFFDNPCQHPIVIMRDVSWAELKAIVEFMYKGEINVSQDQIGPLLKVAEMLKIRGLADVSGDAGETTGSRAEREAAGSRGPEELDRDEHSKLLNPLAIVGSSLLANGAASAAMAGGNGANSTATSGSAAVQAAAAAAAAKKQRSGRDRDTTKEHRMDARLTEFARDLSRADPHISSRDISSVAAAAAAAAAAAAGLAVGEWPLGAAGLEAAAAAAVQASTPKSARKRRWPSGERSSIGSPADSTPDQLEVPSPIPPTPSSLAQSSGGGGGGGGGGGGGGGSGGGGSSNPLASFPLPPALDTAAMAMSSLSSSIANHPDDMEIKPGIAEMIREEERVCTG encoded by the coding sequence ATGCCATCGGACACACCGCCCCCGTCCGCTACATCGGTGTCCCATCCGTCACCAGCGTCGAGCCATCACGATCCGAACGATCCGAGCGCCCCGCCCAGGGACCCGGTGGATCGATCGGGCACGGGGACGCCCGGACCCTCGGACCACCCGACCGGTGGTCACCTCGGTCACCATCAACCACCGTCGAGCTCGTCCTCGTCcagctcgtcctcgtcgtcctccaGCACGTCCTCGTCGCTCTCATCCCTCTCCCTGAAGCGCTCACTGGAGGAACCATTGACCACCGCGAAACCGTCGCCCCCTTGTTCGCCCCTCACAatggatcatcatcatcagcacaaGGCCGCCCGCCAGTCGAGAGCCGCAAGCCCGGCCGGACGTTCCACCCAGCAACAGGCGAGCCCAAGCGCCCCCGGAACCGGCGGCTCTTcctccggtggtggtggtggtggacagCAGTTCTGTCTGCGCTGGAACAACTACCAGACCAACCTGACGAGCGTGTTCGATCAGCTGCTGCAGAGCGAATCGTTCGTCGACGTCACGCTCGCCTGCGACGGCCAGTCGATGAAGGCGCACAAGATGGTGCTGTCCGCCTGCAGCCCCTACTTCCAGACGCTGTTCTTCGACAACCCCTGCCAGCACCCGATCGTGATCATGCGCGACGTTAGCTGGGCCGAGCTGAAGGCGATCGTGGAGTTTATGTACAAGGGCGAGATCAACGTGAGCCAGGACCAGATCGGGCCGCTGCTGAAGGTGGCCGAGATGCTGAAGATACGCGGGCTGGCCGATGTGAGCGGCGATGCGGGCGAGACGACGGGCAGCCGGGCCGAGCGGGAAGCGGCCGGTAGTCGTGGCCCCGAGGAGCTGGATCGCGACGAGCACAGCAAGCTACTGAATCCGCTGGCGATCGTCGGAAGCTCGCTGCTGGCCAATGGTGCGGCTTCGGCAGCAATGGCGGGCGGCAATGGGGCAAACAGTACGGCCACGAGCGGATCGGCCGCCGTACaggcggctgcggcggctgcGGCCGCGAAGAAGCAGCGATCCGGCCGCGATCGCGACACGACCAAAGAGCACCGGATGGACGCACGGCTGACCGAGTTCGCGCGCGACCTTTCGCGGGCCGATCCGCACATCTCGTCACGCGACATTAGCAGCGTGGCGGCGGCAGCTGCGGCGGCTGCCGCGGCCGCTGCCGGGCTAGCGGTAGGCGAGTGGCCGCTCGGAGCGGCCGGGCTCgaggcggcagcagcggccgccGTTCAGGCCTCCACGCCCAAGAGTGCACGCAAGCGCCGGTGGCCCTCGGGCGAGCGGAGCAGCATCGGCAGCCCGGCTGACAGTACGCCGGACCAGTTGGAGGTACCGTCGCCGATACCGCCCACCCCGTCCAGCCTGGCACAGTCGAGTGGTGGAggcggaggtggtggtggtggtggtggcggtggaggaggaagtggtggtggtgggtcgAGCAATCCGCTCGCATCGTTCCCGCTGCCGCCGGCACTGGATACGGCCGCGATGGCGATGTCGTCGCTGTCGTCCTCGATCGCGAACCATCCGGACGACATGGAGATCAAGCCGGGCATCGCGGAGATGATACGCGAGGAAGAAAGG